A segment of the Dunckerocampus dactyliophorus isolate RoL2022-P2 chromosome 19, RoL_Ddac_1.1, whole genome shotgun sequence genome:
GTATGGAAATTAAGCAGTTGACTTCATTCGTTCATCATAATTAGTTTATAGTTTGCTTACGTTCAGCATTTATTACATAAGTAGAGAGGAAGGACACACGTGGCAATTTTTTACTCAAGTCATTccatatttattcattcatctttAATTGCTCTACTTATTTTaacttatttcattttttcatcatcatcattcattttttatgccgcttatcctcactagggttgcgggggtagactgactttgggcgagaggcggggtacaacctggactcgttgccagccaatcgcagggcacatatagacaaacaaccattcacactcacattcatacctacagacaatgtagagtctccagttaatgtaacatgcatgtttttggtatgtgggaggaaaccagagaacCCAGAAAGCCCACCcacccacgcatggggagaacatccacacagaggtgcccaaacagagatacGAATCCAGATCTCCTTTTATCCAGATCTCCTTTAATTTTTAGCAAGTGAACAaactttttaatgacaaaatataaaacataaattacTGTAAGGGTGAACATGTTAAACATATGAATGACATAAATAAGCTCGGCTCTTCttgctccttttcggacatgttaaaTTGTGTAAGCGTAAATGTCATGTTCCTCAATGTAACTTAAGCAAacaaataatcatcatcatcaaccaTCTACACAGTTTGGtccaaaagtatttggacagtggcttcattttaaaaaaatgattttgccTTGATCCAACACCACAATACATTAGAAATCCAGTAACCACAGTGTAACGGAAGTGTtgacttttcttgtttaattcaAGAAAGCCTTTAGCAGGTAAAACCATATCATGAAAATTCCCTCCTTTTTAGGTGCTCAAAAGTATTATGACAAGAATTCTTTGCTTTTTATTACTTGGTTGAAAAATCTTTGCAGCCAGGTGACTTTTTGTGGGTTTGGCTTCCATCAGTTTAAGTGAATAGcaggatttatttttattattttgcggatgaataatacaatattaaatTTTAAATTTAGACTGTGTTTGCCAAAAACACAGGCTCAATTGCTATTAACTATTTACAAACACTTCCCAGTGTCCAGTCCCAGTGTTATTGCTAACTCCATGTCAGTGAAGTCTGGTGCTACAAAAATCTCCTTTGAATATTTTTCCTGAtacaatcattttaaaagcagacTGGAACCAGCTGTAAAAGAAAGCATAAATGAATGGATTGAGCATTGAATTTGACAGAGCCAGCCAGGTAAGTGTTTCAACAACCGCTATCGGTATCAACACTTGGTTTAAAAGATacacagaaaaatacagaaagaaAGGACTCCAACAGATGAGGAAAACACCCATAACTATAGTCAGAGTTTTGGTGGCCTTTCTCTCCATCTTACTGACAGCTGCTCCTGTCGTCCTGCTCTGATAGCTTGTGTTTTGGATGCTGCGTGCCTGTTTCTGTGCGACAAGGAAGATCTTTACATAGATACATATCATTACACTCACAGGTAGGTAAAAGGCGCAAATGACTCCCAaaatatttgcaagcaaaacatcaatgtaacattcttCTGTACACTTTGCATAGTTTAATTCTGCAACCAAAAAGCCAATCGCAACTAGAACAGAGAGACTCCAGCTCACCAAGATCATGAACACAACAACATGAACAGTGATTGTAGTTCTATAAGTCAGAGGCTTACACACTGCATGATATCTATCTATAGAAATACAGCATAAATGTAAAATAGAAGCAGTGCTCAGTGTTACGTCGACGCTGCTTCGCACTTTACAAAGCAGTTCCTCTTGATAGGCACAATAAGTGACGGTGAATTCTACGCTGAGGGGAAACACTAAAACACCAACAAGCAAGTCAGCCACTGCCAGAGAGAGAATGAGATAATTAGTAGGAGTGTGAAGCTGTTTGAAATAAACCACAGAGATGATTATGAGAAGGTTTCCACATATTATGATGACACATAATAAACAAAGAAATATATTCAATAAAACACACTGTAAGGAATGGGTTTTTGACGGTACATAATACAGATGATCTAGTTCATAACAAGGATGTATCAAATGAGTTCGGTTAACGACGACCTCTGGTGCCATGTTCCTGGATGCCTGCAGGTCAACTCAGTTAGGAACATGCAAGATTAAAAATTGTGAATATTTTGCAGTAATCTACTAGTTCCAGTTTGGCTTACCTGCTTTGTATGAAGAGTTATTGATGACTCATCAATGTGTGTTCTTCAGAAGCATGCAACGGTGTGTAAGCTTGATTTATATCAGCATTTGTCTAATTAGCATAATATATTCATCTTCAGTTGTCCAACTGAACGTGAGACAAGGCTTTGTTGACATTAGGTACTATAGAAACCCTACTCCATGACTGTGTGAAACTTGTCTTGTTTAGATATCGTCATTCAAATATGATACATTTATCTTTTGAAGATATAAATATTGGAGAaagaaatatttatatatttataaagagataaatatttattcttatttctcCACTACTTGTGATTGGCAGCTTAAGGTAGATTTCGCAAGACCGTTAAAGTTCCCAACCAACATTACAACCACTTCTCTCAGCCCAGACATAGTACTTACTGTACATCGCAGTCCACCAAACAAGTGGTTATCCTGGAACTAACTGTACCCTGTGAAGGCCGTATTGTAGAGGCCCACGAGCGCAAGGGGGCCCAAGTATTTCGAGCTCAGTGCAGGAACAATTGCTGGAAAGCTCGCTGGTGATGAGGTTTGGGTTGTGACTGAAAGAATGTGATTGCATGTACGCGACCGAAACTAGTTTTTCTCGAggatggctggactcaccctcagATTGGGTGTGGAACCCGGTCATCTGGAGGAAGCtcagtagagccactgctccttcgtATTGAGAGGAGCCATTTGGGTGGttcaggcatctagtccagcCTCCTTCCTGGTgtggtgttccaggcatgcccaacCGAGAGGAGGCCCCGAGGCAGAGCTAAGaaacgctggagggattatgtctcacggATGGTTTGGGCACACCTCGATGTGCCCCTGGTGGTAACTGGACAAAGTGGGGGGAGACCAGGAAGTCAGGACTTCCTTTCTGAGAGTATCTATTCAGTATCTGATATGTGGAGTGTCGATATTTTTAGCTTAGTGtattttaaattacaaaaatcTCACGGCCCACCATTCTTGATTGATAATCTATCCACctgacaggtgtggcatatcaataTGATGATGAGACAGCATCATTATtgtacaggtgtgccttagaac
Coding sequences within it:
- the LOC129172051 gene encoding trace amine-associated receptor 1-like, yielding MAPEVVVNRTHLIHPCYELDHLYYVPSKTHSLQCVLLNIFLCLLCVIIICGNLLIIISVVYFKQLHTPTNYLILSLAVADLLVGVLVFPLSVEFTVTYCAYQEELLCKVRSSVDVTLSTASILHLCCISIDRYHAVCKPLTYRTTITVHVVVFMILVSWSLSVLVAIGFLVAELNYAKCTEECYIDVLLANILGVICAFYLPVSVMICIYVKIFLVAQKQARSIQNTSYQSRTTGAAVSKMERKATKTLTIVMGVFLICWSPFFLYFSVYLLNQVLIPIAVVETLTWLALSNSMLNPFIYAFFYSWFQSAFKMIVSGKIFKGDFCSTRLH